The following proteins come from a genomic window of Pyxidicoccus sp. MSG2:
- a CDS encoding FAD-binding oxidoreductase, with the protein MKALESWGRYPRVEQRTHPLVWRTDALPRADGSLLPHGLGRSYGDSCLNEGGTLLLTGGLDKLISFDAGTGVVRCEAGVTLDTLLRLAAPRGWFLPVTPGTKFVTVGGAIANDVHGKNHHRGGTFGRYVRRFELVRSDGSRRVCAPDENPDWYGATIGGLGLTGLVTWAEVQLKPISNPYILQETVPFENLDGFIEVARASEADHEFTMAWVDCLARGKKVGRGLLYRGNFAPPQFDGLPLKKSHLSHGVGLAVPMDMPAFCLNRLSVSAFNWLYYHRQNGKPKAQLTHYDPFFYPLDAIYGWNRIYGKRGFLQFQCVVPYATARDALKEILERSSRGGLPSFLSVLKTFGDIPSPGWMSFPRQGVTLAMDFANRGEKTWRLVEELDKLTREAGGAVYPAKDARMSPESFAAYFPRRDEFSRYLDPAFSSSFWRRVNPVTLPFSLESERGPAATRPQSLLAIR; encoded by the coding sequence ATGAAGGCTCTGGAGTCCTGGGGGCGCTATCCCCGGGTGGAACAGCGGACGCACCCGCTGGTGTGGCGCACGGACGCGCTGCCGCGGGCCGACGGCTCGCTGCTGCCGCACGGCCTGGGCCGCAGCTACGGCGACTCGTGCCTCAACGAGGGCGGCACGCTGCTGCTCACCGGCGGGCTGGACAAGCTCATCTCCTTCGACGCGGGCACGGGCGTGGTGCGCTGCGAGGCGGGCGTCACGCTGGACACGCTGCTGCGGTTGGCGGCCCCGCGCGGCTGGTTCCTGCCGGTGACGCCGGGCACCAAGTTCGTGACGGTGGGCGGCGCCATCGCCAACGACGTGCACGGGAAGAACCACCACCGGGGTGGCACCTTCGGCCGGTACGTGCGGCGCTTCGAACTGGTGCGCTCGGATGGCAGCCGCCGCGTGTGCGCGCCGGATGAGAATCCGGACTGGTACGGCGCGACGATTGGCGGCCTGGGGCTCACCGGGCTCGTCACCTGGGCGGAGGTGCAGCTCAAGCCCATCAGCAACCCGTACATCCTGCAGGAGACCGTGCCCTTCGAGAACCTGGACGGGTTCATCGAAGTGGCCCGCGCGTCCGAGGCCGACCATGAGTTCACCATGGCCTGGGTGGACTGCCTGGCCCGGGGGAAGAAGGTGGGGCGGGGGCTTCTGTACCGGGGCAACTTCGCGCCGCCGCAGTTCGACGGGCTGCCCTTGAAGAAGAGCCACCTGTCCCACGGCGTGGGGCTGGCGGTGCCCATGGACATGCCGGCCTTCTGCCTCAACCGGCTGTCGGTGTCGGCGTTCAACTGGCTCTACTACCACCGGCAGAACGGCAAGCCGAAGGCGCAGCTGACGCACTACGACCCGTTCTTCTACCCGCTGGACGCCATCTACGGATGGAACCGCATCTACGGGAAGCGGGGCTTCCTCCAGTTCCAGTGCGTGGTGCCGTACGCCACCGCGCGCGACGCGCTGAAGGAAATCCTGGAGCGCAGCTCACGCGGCGGACTGCCCAGCTTCCTCTCCGTGCTGAAGACGTTCGGCGACATTCCCTCTCCGGGGTGGATGTCCTTCCCGCGCCAGGGCGTGACGCTGGCCATGGACTTCGCCAACCGCGGGGAGAAGACGTGGCGGCTGGTGGAGGAGTTGGACAAGCTGACGCGCGAGGCGGGCGGCGCGGTGTACCCGGCGAAGGACGCGCGCATGAGTCCCGAGAGCTTCGCGGCGTACTTCCCCCGGCGCGACGAGTTCTCCCGCTACCTGGACCCGGCCTTCTCCTCGTCGTTCTGGCGGCGGGTGAACCCCGTGACCCTGCCCTTCTCCCTGGAGTCCGAGCGCGGCCCGGCGGCCACCCGGCCCCAGTCCCTGCTTGCGATTCGCTGA
- a CDS encoding MBL fold metallo-hydrolase produces MPHPDTSPAPTKRLALLLLLCAPWLGGCLFAGSRHEGPVTDHFDGEQFHNLEPVRRLGPGDVLEALRKEPRGEWRDYDDLSPGKPPPQRVGPGQLRVTFINHATVLLQADGLNVLTDPIYSDRPSPLSFLGPHRVRPPGIRFEDLPPIDVVLVSHNHYDHMDLPTLRRLEQAHKPRFIVGLGNKALLDGEGFERVEELDWWQSTQVAPGHTVTAVPAQHRSNRGLTDTSATLWAGYVLSTSGGPVLFAGDTGYGPQFAMMAERFGPMRLSVLPIGAYRPTAFRPVHMGPREALQAHKVLRSATSVAMHYGTFALALDGQDEAKYLLLRLVAREPVRPRFWALGFGEGRDVPPLEPAPARRD; encoded by the coding sequence ATGCCGCACCCGGATACCTCTCCAGCTCCGACGAAGCGCCTCGCGCTGCTCCTCCTGCTGTGCGCGCCGTGGCTCGGCGGCTGCCTCTTCGCGGGCTCTCGTCACGAGGGCCCGGTGACGGACCACTTCGACGGCGAGCAGTTCCACAACCTGGAGCCCGTGCGCCGGCTCGGCCCGGGTGACGTGCTGGAGGCGCTGCGCAAGGAGCCCCGGGGCGAGTGGCGCGACTACGATGACCTCTCCCCCGGCAAGCCGCCGCCCCAGCGCGTGGGGCCGGGGCAGTTGCGCGTCACGTTCATCAACCACGCCACGGTGCTGCTCCAGGCGGACGGGCTGAACGTGCTGACGGACCCCATCTACTCGGACCGTCCCAGCCCGCTGTCCTTCCTGGGCCCGCACCGGGTGCGCCCGCCGGGCATCCGCTTCGAGGACCTGCCGCCCATCGACGTGGTGCTGGTGAGCCACAACCACTACGACCACATGGACCTGCCGACGCTGCGGCGCCTGGAGCAGGCGCACAAGCCGCGCTTCATCGTGGGCCTGGGCAACAAGGCACTGCTGGACGGCGAGGGCTTCGAGCGGGTGGAGGAATTGGACTGGTGGCAGTCCACGCAGGTGGCGCCGGGGCACACGGTGACGGCGGTGCCGGCGCAGCACCGCTCCAACCGCGGGCTGACGGACACGTCGGCGACGCTGTGGGCGGGCTACGTCCTCTCCACCTCGGGAGGGCCGGTGCTCTTCGCGGGAGACACGGGCTACGGCCCGCAGTTCGCGATGATGGCCGAGCGCTTCGGGCCCATGCGGCTGTCGGTGCTGCCCATTGGCGCCTACCGGCCCACCGCCTTCCGGCCGGTGCACATGGGCCCGAGGGAAGCGCTCCAGGCGCACAAGGTGCTGCGCTCGGCCACGTCGGTGGCCATGCACTACGGCACCTTCGCGCTGGCGCTGGATGGCCAGGACGAGGCGAAGTACCTCCTGCTGCGACTGGTGGCACGCGAGCCCGTGCGCCCGCGCTTCTGGGCCCTGGGCTTCGGCGAGGGCCGCGACGTGCCCCCGCTGGAGCCGGCGCCCGCTCGCCGGGACTGA
- a CDS encoding UbiA family prenyltransferase translates to MLPEKPLPADLPDVPLAVDLDGTLVRTDTLHENLLALFKQAPWLLLLMPLWVLKGKAFFKAEVARRAALDASRLPYNEELLAFLHEEKARGRRLVLATAADQRIADGVAAHLGLFSDVYASDGTVNLSGARKLARLKQTLGTFDYAGNDGVDLPLWRESHRVVVVHAPAGVLKQARGLGREVHRVFERPRVGPRVWVKALRVHQWAKNALVFVPVLAAHKVMEPGLLLKAVLGFVAFSLCASSVYVLNDMLDLESDRRHPTKCKRPFAACALPVSTGVVLAPTLLLAGAAVCLLLPPAFSALLATYYALTLAYSLRLKQVVMLDVLVLAGLYTVRIFGGALAVGVPTSSWLMMFSMFLFLSLALVKRLSEVRRLRQANETSAHGRGYLAQDYEQLASLGAAAGQVSVLVLALYITSKEVTALYSHHEWLWLLCPIMLYWVGRVWVLAHRGLVNEDPLVFALRDRVSYVVGLAAAVVLWVAR, encoded by the coding sequence ATGCTTCCCGAAAAACCGCTCCCCGCCGACCTTCCGGACGTGCCGCTCGCCGTCGACCTCGACGGGACGCTGGTGCGCACGGACACGCTGCACGAGAACCTGCTGGCCCTCTTCAAGCAGGCGCCCTGGCTGCTGCTGCTGATGCCGCTGTGGGTGCTCAAGGGCAAGGCCTTCTTCAAGGCGGAGGTGGCCCGGCGGGCGGCGCTGGACGCGTCGCGCCTGCCGTACAACGAGGAGCTGCTGGCCTTCCTGCACGAGGAGAAGGCGCGCGGCCGCCGGCTGGTGCTGGCCACCGCGGCGGACCAGCGCATCGCCGACGGCGTGGCCGCGCACCTGGGCCTCTTCTCCGACGTGTACGCGAGCGACGGGACGGTGAACCTGTCCGGCGCGCGCAAGCTGGCGCGGCTGAAGCAGACGCTGGGCACCTTCGACTACGCGGGCAATGACGGGGTGGACCTGCCCCTGTGGCGCGAGTCGCACCGGGTGGTGGTGGTGCACGCTCCGGCCGGGGTGCTGAAGCAGGCGCGCGGGCTGGGCCGCGAGGTGCACCGCGTCTTCGAGCGCCCCCGCGTGGGCCCGCGCGTCTGGGTGAAGGCGCTGCGCGTGCACCAGTGGGCGAAGAACGCGCTCGTCTTCGTGCCGGTGCTGGCCGCCCACAAGGTGATGGAGCCCGGCCTGCTGCTCAAGGCGGTGCTCGGCTTCGTCGCCTTCAGCCTGTGCGCCTCCAGCGTGTACGTGCTCAACGACATGCTGGACCTGGAGTCGGACCGGCGGCACCCGACGAAGTGCAAGCGCCCCTTCGCGGCGTGCGCGCTGCCGGTGAGCACCGGCGTGGTCCTGGCACCCACGCTGCTATTGGCCGGCGCGGCGGTGTGCCTGCTCCTGCCTCCGGCCTTCTCCGCGCTGCTCGCCACGTACTACGCGCTGACGCTGGCGTACTCGCTGCGGCTGAAGCAGGTGGTGATGCTGGACGTGCTGGTGCTCGCGGGCCTGTACACGGTGCGGATTTTCGGCGGCGCGCTGGCGGTGGGCGTGCCCACGTCGAGCTGGCTGATGATGTTCAGCATGTTCCTCTTCCTCTCGCTGGCGCTGGTGAAGCGCCTGAGCGAGGTGCGCCGGCTGCGGCAGGCCAACGAGACGTCGGCGCACGGGCGCGGCTACCTGGCGCAGGACTACGAGCAGCTCGCCAGCCTGGGCGCGGCGGCCGGCCAGGTGTCCGTGCTGGTGCTGGCGCTCTACATCACCTCCAAGGAGGTGACGGCGCTGTACTCGCACCACGAGTGGCTCTGGCTGCTGTGCCCCATCATGCTGTACTGGGTGGGACGGGTGTGGGTGCTGGCGCACCGCGGGCTGGTGAACGAGGACCCGCTCGTCTTCGCGCTGAGGGACCGGGTGAGCTACGTGGTGGGGCTGGCCGCAGCCGTGGTGCTATGGGTCGCCCGGTGA
- a CDS encoding MXAN_6627.5 family MYXO-CTERM protein: protein MSPTRHPLRSRMVGLLACLPLMLPIAALAQDAADAGSEDAGGIYIPLPDASVGEGGPDRDNPEGEDGQLPLTCRRSGDCAARFTCQEGRCRYTGVRQADRAGCLLGPEAALLIVGLAAVAAPRRKRR from the coding sequence ATGTCTCCCACCCGTCATCCCCTCCGCTCCCGGATGGTGGGCCTGCTGGCCTGCCTCCCCCTCATGCTGCCCATCGCGGCCCTGGCGCAGGACGCCGCTGACGCGGGGTCCGAAGATGCCGGCGGCATCTACATCCCCCTGCCCGACGCCTCCGTGGGCGAGGGCGGCCCGGACCGGGACAACCCCGAGGGCGAGGATGGCCAACTGCCCCTCACGTGCCGCAGGAGCGGGGACTGCGCGGCCCGCTTCACCTGTCAGGAAGGCCGGTGCCGCTACACGGGCGTGCGGCAGGCGGACCGCGCGGGCTGCCTGCTGGGCCCGGAGGCGGCCCTGCTGATTGTGGGGCTGGCCGCGGTGGCCGCGCCCCGGCGGAAGAGGCGATAG
- a CDS encoding SDR family oxidoreductase — MKKVLVLGATSAIAQATVRLLAARGASLYLVGRNAANLEAVAQDATTRGAAKVESRAVDLNDFDAHEPLVDAAYSALGGLDGVVLAHGVLGDQAEAQKSWAATEAVLRTNFLSAVSLLTVLANRFEAQKAGTLVVISSVAGDRGRQSNYVYGASKGALNVFLQGLRNRLAKSGVAVVTVKPGFVDTPMTAHLPKNKLFASPDKVARGLLSAADARKNEVYVPGIWALIMLIIRTIPETMFKRMKL, encoded by the coding sequence ATGAAGAAAGTGCTCGTCCTCGGCGCCACCAGCGCCATTGCCCAGGCGACGGTGCGGCTGTTGGCCGCGCGCGGTGCCTCGCTGTACCTCGTCGGCCGCAACGCGGCGAACCTGGAGGCGGTGGCGCAGGACGCCACCACGCGCGGCGCGGCGAAGGTGGAGTCGCGCGCGGTGGATTTGAATGACTTCGACGCGCACGAGCCGCTGGTGGACGCGGCGTACTCGGCGCTGGGCGGGTTGGACGGGGTGGTGCTGGCGCACGGCGTGCTGGGAGACCAGGCGGAGGCGCAGAAGTCCTGGGCGGCCACGGAGGCGGTGCTGCGCACCAACTTCCTGAGCGCGGTGTCGCTGCTGACGGTGCTGGCCAACCGCTTCGAGGCGCAGAAGGCCGGGACGCTGGTGGTGATTTCGTCGGTGGCCGGAGACCGCGGCCGGCAGAGCAACTACGTGTACGGCGCGTCCAAGGGCGCGCTCAACGTGTTCCTCCAGGGCCTGCGCAACCGGCTGGCGAAGTCGGGAGTGGCCGTCGTCACGGTGAAGCCCGGCTTCGTGGACACACCGATGACGGCGCACCTGCCGAAGAACAAGCTGTTCGCCTCGCCGGACAAGGTGGCGCGGGGGCTCTTGAGCGCCGCGGATGCGCGCAAGAACGAGGTCTACGTGCCCGGCATCTGGGCGCTCATCATGCTCATCATCCGCACGATTCCGGAGACGATGTTCAAGCGGATGAAGCTGTAG
- a CDS encoding response regulator, which translates to MAPRILVVDDNQELLSLLTQLFEDAGYEVVGANRGKQAIEVAKANPPAAAVLDILLPDMMGYHLADSLRKDNPQLPLLFITGVFKGGKHAVESRTKYQAAGYFEKPFEAQKLLEAMTKVLPAEKKAPAASLQDAFEVELDIDVEDEGPQDVMELTGRIKVTGGGNITAEIRGANLTASPMQKVPATQVRPPTPGRPPDPVPVGGGAPGSRRGELKDNLPSLLTAFYLSRETGELGIQKGKVKKVVYFEKGTPVFALSNLLADRFGQFLVRVGKIKPEQLQDASAVAGQTNRRTGDVLVERGLLKDTERLYYVGQQVKAVIYSLFAWDEGTYVMSFKEKASSESIKLDVHPANLIVRGIKKLYKPERLRRLLQPEDRLIPAVAPAYQLNEVELERWEAELLPKIDGNRTVAELLAFANRPEHVVYGFLVAMMSLGILDKRS; encoded by the coding sequence ATGGCACCCCGAATTCTCGTCGTCGACGACAACCAGGAACTCCTGTCCCTCCTCACCCAGCTCTTCGAGGACGCGGGCTATGAGGTTGTCGGAGCCAACCGCGGAAAGCAGGCCATCGAGGTGGCCAAGGCGAACCCGCCGGCGGCCGCCGTGCTCGACATCCTGCTGCCGGACATGATGGGGTACCACCTCGCGGACTCGCTGCGGAAGGACAACCCCCAGCTCCCGCTCCTCTTCATCACCGGCGTCTTCAAGGGCGGCAAGCACGCCGTGGAGTCGCGCACGAAGTACCAGGCCGCCGGCTACTTCGAGAAGCCCTTCGAGGCCCAGAAGCTCCTGGAGGCCATGACGAAGGTCCTCCCCGCGGAGAAGAAGGCCCCGGCCGCCTCGCTCCAGGACGCCTTCGAGGTGGAGCTGGACATCGACGTGGAGGACGAAGGTCCTCAGGACGTGATGGAGCTGACCGGCCGCATCAAGGTGACGGGCGGCGGCAACATCACCGCCGAAATCCGCGGCGCCAACCTCACCGCCAGCCCCATGCAGAAGGTGCCGGCCACCCAGGTGCGCCCGCCCACCCCGGGCCGGCCGCCGGACCCGGTGCCCGTGGGCGGTGGCGCTCCCGGCAGCCGCCGTGGCGAGCTGAAGGACAACCTGCCCTCGCTGCTCACCGCCTTCTACCTGTCGCGCGAGACGGGCGAGCTGGGCATCCAGAAGGGGAAGGTGAAGAAGGTCGTCTACTTCGAGAAGGGCACCCCGGTGTTCGCCCTCTCCAACCTCCTGGCGGACCGCTTCGGCCAGTTCCTCGTGCGCGTGGGTAAAATCAAGCCCGAGCAGCTCCAGGACGCGTCCGCGGTGGCCGGGCAGACGAACCGCCGCACCGGCGACGTGCTGGTGGAGCGCGGCCTGCTCAAGGACACCGAGCGGCTGTACTACGTGGGCCAGCAGGTGAAGGCCGTCATCTACTCGCTCTTCGCGTGGGATGAGGGCACGTACGTGATGAGCTTCAAGGAGAAGGCCTCCTCGGAGTCCATCAAGCTGGACGTCCACCCGGCCAACCTCATCGTCCGGGGCATCAAGAAGCTCTACAAGCCGGAGCGCCTGCGCCGCCTGTTGCAGCCGGAGGACCGGCTCATCCCCGCCGTGGCCCCGGCCTACCAGCTCAACGAGGTGGAGCTGGAGCGGTGGGAGGCGGAGCTTTTGCCGAAGATTGACGGCAACCGCACCGTGGCGGAGCTGCTGGCCTTCGCCAACCGCCCCGAGCACGTCGTCTACGGCTTCCTGGTGGCGATGATGTCGCTGGGCATCCTGGACAAGCGCTCGTAG
- a CDS encoding methyltransferase — protein sequence MRLGLKADNLLERVADWFNLAPQPLAHAFFGMMASRTLMAGVRLGVYAALAEGPASAEALAERLKMSPEGTRTLLEALVACEAVERQRGGRYRLAPRAKRWLDPHSPKYVGAFLEFNYAQWDWWTGLEGVVRSGQAVDIHQFAPEDPRWRDYIHAMHQLARLAAPEVAAAIPLPRGAKSLLDLGGAHGWYAAELCLRHRGLKATVLDLEGSARVGRDIITSAGLSHLVTHREGDILSAELGGPYDAVLLFQVMHHLSPAQNVALLRRVRGALGSKGTLAVLEYLREDIDDPASSAPLIGLHYFLTSGAAAYTPAEVEGFLDDAGFRIVQSRPIRHLPLQTLLLARPD from the coding sequence ATGCGGCTGGGGCTCAAGGCGGACAACCTGCTGGAGCGCGTGGCGGACTGGTTCAACCTGGCCCCCCAGCCGCTGGCGCATGCCTTCTTCGGGATGATGGCGTCCCGCACGCTGATGGCGGGCGTGCGGCTGGGTGTGTACGCGGCGCTGGCGGAAGGACCCGCGTCGGCGGAGGCGCTGGCGGAGCGGCTGAAGATGTCGCCCGAGGGCACGCGCACGCTGCTGGAGGCGCTGGTGGCCTGCGAGGCGGTGGAGCGCCAGCGCGGCGGCCGCTACCGGCTGGCCCCCCGGGCGAAGCGCTGGTTGGACCCGCACTCGCCGAAGTACGTGGGCGCCTTCCTGGAGTTCAACTACGCCCAGTGGGACTGGTGGACGGGGCTGGAGGGCGTGGTGCGCTCCGGCCAGGCGGTGGACATCCACCAGTTCGCACCGGAGGACCCGCGCTGGCGGGACTACATCCACGCCATGCACCAATTGGCGCGGCTGGCGGCCCCGGAAGTCGCCGCGGCCATTCCCCTGCCCCGTGGGGCGAAGAGCCTGCTCGACTTGGGCGGCGCGCACGGCTGGTACGCGGCGGAGTTGTGCCTGCGCCACCGGGGGCTGAAGGCCACGGTGCTGGACCTCGAGGGCAGCGCGCGCGTGGGCCGGGACATCATCACCTCGGCGGGGCTGAGCCACCTCGTCACCCACCGCGAGGGGGACATCCTCTCCGCGGAGTTGGGCGGCCCGTACGACGCGGTGCTGCTCTTCCAGGTGATGCACCACCTGTCGCCCGCGCAGAACGTGGCCCTGCTGCGCCGGGTGCGTGGCGCGCTGGGCTCCAAGGGCACGCTCGCCGTCCTGGAGTACCTGCGCGAGGACATCGACGACCCGGCCAGCTCCGCGCCGCTGATTGGCCTGCACTACTTCCTGACGTCCGGCGCGGCGGCCTATACGCCCGCGGAGGTGGAGGGCTTCCTCGACGACGCGGGTTTCCGCATCGTCCAGAGCCGCCCCATCCGCCACCTCCCCCTGCAGACACTGCTGCTGGCCCGACCGGACTGA
- a CDS encoding Uma2 family endonuclease, with product MSDKTRTEVAYEALERLPPNVVGEIIDGELYVRPHPGTVHVRAAGQVARALGPFDEEPEQEGPGGWFLLPKTELHLGGDVLVPDLVGWRRERMPEIPDVVGVELAPDWLCEVLSPSTENLDRTLKMAVYAREGVKHLWLVDPSPQTLEVYRLEGGSWLLLGTHAGSGPVRAEPFEAIPVDLAALWER from the coding sequence ATGAGCGACAAGACGCGAACGGAAGTCGCATACGAAGCGCTGGAACGCCTCCCGCCGAACGTGGTTGGGGAGATCATCGACGGAGAGCTGTACGTGAGGCCTCACCCCGGTACGGTCCATGTACGGGCAGCAGGCCAGGTGGCGAGGGCACTGGGACCATTTGATGAGGAACCGGAGCAGGAGGGACCCGGTGGATGGTTCCTGTTGCCCAAGACTGAATTGCACCTCGGCGGTGATGTGTTGGTGCCCGACCTCGTGGGGTGGCGGCGTGAGCGCATGCCGGAGATACCGGATGTCGTCGGTGTGGAGCTCGCCCCCGACTGGCTCTGCGAGGTGTTGTCTCCCTCCACGGAGAACCTGGACCGGACCCTGAAGATGGCGGTGTATGCGAGAGAAGGCGTGAAGCACCTCTGGCTCGTGGACCCGAGCCCCCAGACGCTGGAGGTCTACCGGCTGGAGGGCGGAAGCTGGCTCCTCCTCGGTACGCACGCCGGCAGTGGCCCGGTCCGGGCCGAACCCTTCGAGGCCATCCCCGTCGACCTGGCCGCGCTCTGGGAACGCTGA
- a CDS encoding Uma2 family endonuclease: MAYGARKQDGPATLADIEALPEGVVGEIIDGTLYVHPRPRAGHGDIIGALCSGLRGPFQSSRNGPGGWWIQVEPGIRLPDAPEFVPDLAGWRRERAPRGIPDGWWTLVPDWACEVLSPSTRAYDQRIKRPFYARIGIRHLWFIDLEARTLSISELREGHWVELGVYGEDDVIRAAPFDALELKLGELWPVIDTSRQE; encoded by the coding sequence ATGGCCTACGGCGCGCGAAAGCAGGATGGTCCCGCAACTCTCGCCGACATCGAGGCCCTGCCGGAGGGCGTGGTGGGGGAAATCATCGATGGGACGCTATACGTACACCCTCGGCCGCGGGCCGGGCATGGAGACATCATTGGAGCCCTGTGCAGTGGGCTCCGGGGGCCATTCCAGAGTAGCCGGAACGGCCCGGGTGGATGGTGGATCCAGGTAGAGCCCGGCATCCGTCTGCCAGATGCCCCGGAGTTCGTCCCGGACCTCGCGGGCTGGAGAAGGGAGCGTGCTCCCCGTGGCATTCCCGACGGCTGGTGGACGCTGGTTCCCGACTGGGCCTGCGAGGTCCTCTCTCCTTCGACGCGCGCCTATGACCAGCGCATCAAGCGACCGTTCTACGCGCGCATCGGCATCCGTCACCTGTGGTTCATCGACTTGGAAGCCCGGACGCTCTCCATCAGCGAGCTGAGGGAAGGCCACTGGGTGGAGTTGGGCGTGTACGGCGAAGACGACGTCATCCGCGCCGCGCCCTTCGACGCCCTCGAGCTCAAGCTGGGCGAGCTCTGGCCTGTCATCGACACGTCCCGGCAGGAGTGA
- a CDS encoding FAD-dependent oxidoreductase has product MDALPVTAESGLDPSDPYAREAQTFPRLSPEMAERVATYGTEERLTGGTLLFSRGDRNVDFFFMVEGAVELFDLDPEGNPHVFAVQGEQQFTGELDLFTDHQILVSGRTRGDSRVVRVKPHDFRRLVSTESDIGEIIMRAFILRRVGLIRHAQAGVVLIGSGHGADTLRLQSFLTRNGYPHKLLDIDVDPGASGFLKCFELTPAQLPVVIAPGRNVFRNPSNAALADDLGFSEAVDPEHVHDVVVVGAGPAGLATAVYAASEGLETVVVEALAPGGQAGTSSKIENYLGFPTGISGQALAGRAQVQARKFGARLIVSRSVTGIDCKSMPYRLCLEDGRMVSARTVVIATGARYRKLDVPDLARFEGQGVHYAATAMESNLCHGEEIIVVGGGNSAGQAAVFLSRTVSKVHLLVRSGGLAATMSDYLVQRIQSTGRIELHTRTEITRLAGRRFLEEVTWVHRPTEEATTRRIGNIFVMIGAEPNTDWLNGCLELDGKGFVRTGQDSQGRALASPYATSRPGIYAVGDVRSGSVKRVASSVGEGSVVVQAIHGFLHPGVV; this is encoded by the coding sequence ATGGACGCACTGCCCGTCACCGCCGAGTCCGGGTTGGACCCCTCCGACCCCTATGCCCGTGAAGCGCAGACCTTCCCGCGCCTCAGCCCCGAGATGGCGGAGCGCGTTGCCACCTACGGCACCGAGGAGCGGCTGACCGGCGGCACGCTCCTCTTCAGCCGGGGCGACCGGAACGTCGACTTCTTCTTCATGGTCGAAGGCGCCGTCGAACTCTTCGACCTGGACCCCGAGGGCAACCCCCACGTCTTCGCCGTCCAGGGCGAGCAGCAGTTCACCGGCGAGCTGGACCTCTTCACCGACCACCAGATTCTCGTGAGCGGCCGCACTCGCGGCGACAGCCGGGTGGTCCGCGTCAAGCCGCACGACTTCCGCCGGCTGGTCAGCACCGAGTCCGACATCGGCGAAATCATCATGCGCGCGTTCATCCTGCGCCGCGTCGGCCTCATCCGCCATGCCCAGGCCGGGGTGGTGCTCATCGGCTCCGGCCATGGCGCCGACACGCTCCGGCTGCAGAGCTTCCTGACCCGCAACGGCTATCCCCACAAGCTGCTCGACATCGACGTCGACCCGGGCGCGAGCGGCTTCCTGAAGTGCTTCGAGCTGACTCCCGCCCAGCTCCCCGTCGTCATCGCCCCGGGGAGGAACGTCTTCCGCAATCCGTCGAACGCCGCGCTGGCGGATGACCTGGGCTTCAGCGAGGCCGTCGACCCCGAGCATGTCCATGACGTCGTCGTGGTCGGCGCCGGCCCCGCGGGACTCGCGACCGCCGTCTACGCGGCGTCGGAAGGGCTGGAGACCGTCGTCGTCGAGGCCCTGGCGCCCGGGGGGCAGGCGGGAACCAGCTCGAAGATAGAGAACTACCTCGGCTTTCCCACCGGCATCTCCGGCCAGGCGCTCGCGGGCAGGGCGCAGGTCCAGGCTCGGAAGTTCGGCGCGCGGCTCATCGTCTCCCGCTCCGTCACCGGCATCGATTGCAAGAGCATGCCCTACCGGCTGTGCCTGGAAGACGGCCGCATGGTGTCCGCGCGCACGGTGGTCATCGCCACCGGGGCGCGCTACCGGAAGCTGGACGTGCCCGACCTCGCACGCTTCGAGGGACAGGGCGTCCACTATGCGGCGACGGCCATGGAGTCGAACCTGTGCCACGGCGAGGAAATCATCGTCGTGGGCGGCGGCAATTCCGCCGGACAGGCCGCCGTCTTCCTGTCGCGCACGGTGTCGAAGGTCCACCTGCTCGTGCGAAGTGGGGGGCTCGCGGCGACGATGTCCGACTACCTGGTCCAGCGCATCCAGTCCACGGGACGCATCGAGCTGCACACGCGCACGGAAATCACGCGGCTCGCGGGGAGGCGGTTCCTGGAGGAGGTGACGTGGGTGCACCGGCCCACGGAAGAGGCCACCACGCGCCGCATCGGCAACATCTTCGTGATGATTGGCGCCGAGCCGAACACGGATTGGCTCAACGGCTGCCTGGAGCTGGACGGCAAGGGCTTCGTCCGCACGGGGCAGGATTCGCAGGGCCGGGCGCTCGCGTCACCGTATGCGACGTCACGGCCGGGCATCTACGCGGTGGGGGACGTGCGCTCGGGCTCGGTGAAGCGCGTGGCTTCGAGCGTGGGCGAGGGCTCCGTGGTGGTGCAGGCGATTCATGGCTTCCTGCACCCCGGCGTGGTGTGA